From a single Lolium rigidum isolate FL_2022 chromosome 7, APGP_CSIRO_Lrig_0.1, whole genome shotgun sequence genomic region:
- the LOC124670090 gene encoding G-type lectin S-receptor-like serine/threonine-protein kinase B120 isoform X2 — translation MWSEVVDDGEVIYTTYNMDNNTRRSHMKLDYTGDLLLRIWINQSWLVLFRLPGDGCRHYGSCGPFGYCDSTTSTLKCRCLDGFEPADGFSANFSRGCVRKEALRCHGDQFLTLPGMRVPDKFVYVRNRSFKECTAECDRNCSCTAYAYLNLSTILATGGPSRCLVWTGELVDLEKTGPIGASVYLRLAGSPGHSSTVNHKSSIGVVLKIVLSVISFLLILTCIYLLLICKPKGTQVNKETLIRSVLGHLSTSQEVWDQNLEFRSIRLEDIATATNNFHDTNILGKGGFGKVYKGTLETGKEVAVKRLSHGSEQGIEHFRNEVVLIAKLQHKNLVRLLGCCIHEDEKLLIYEYLPNKSLDKFIFDFASKSILDWPRRFNIIKGVARGLLYLHQDSRTTIIHRDLKPSNILLDAEMTPKISDFGMARIFGGNEQQESTKRVVGTYGYMSPEYAMEGIFSVKSDTYSFGILVLEIVSGLKISSPHHLVMDFLNLISCAWNLWADGKTKYFVDASISGSYSLDEVSKCIHVGLLCVQDSSSARPLMSSVVSMLDSEAMPHAIPKQPMYFAQINPETKDAREVLEKSVNGASITAIEGR, via the exons ATGTGGTCCGAGGTCGTCGATGATGGGGAGGTTATCTACACAACGtacaacatggacaacaacaCCCGGAGATCACACATGAAGCTGGACTACACGGGCGACTTGTTGCTTAGGATTTGGATTAATCAGTCATGGCTGGTTTTGTTCCGGCTCCCAGGAGATGGCTGCCGCCATTACGGCTCATGTGGGCCGTTTGGTTACTGCGACAGCACGACGTCCACCCTGAAATGCAGATGCCTTGACGGGTTTGAGCCGGCGGATGGCTTCAGTGCCAACTTCTCCAGAGGATGCGTGAGAAAGGAGGCGCTGAGATGCCATGGCGACCAATTCTTGACCTTACCAGGGATGAGGGTGCCTGACAAGTTTGTTTATGTGAGGAACAGAAGCTTTAAGGAGTGCACTGCTGAGTGTGATCGCAACTGCTCCTGCACCGCATATGCTTATTTGAACTTGAGCACTATCCTCGCGACGGGTGGCCCATCAAGATGCTTGGTCTGGACAGGGGAGCTTGTTGACTTAGAGAAGACTGGCCCAATTGGTGCCAGTGTGTACCTTCGGCTTGCTGGCTCTCCTG GACACAGTTCTACAGTAAACCACAAGAGCAGTATCGGTGTGGTATTAAAGATTGTACTCTCGGTTATATCATTCCTACTGATACTCACATGCATATATCTTCTGCTCATATGCAAGCCAAAAG GGACAcaagtaaataaggaaaccctgatAAGATCGGTCCTTGGACACTTGAGCACTTCGCAAGAAGTTTGGGATCAAAATTTGGAATTCCGATCTATTAGGCTCGAAGACATCGCCACTGCAACAAACAATTTCCATGACACAAACATACTTGGAAAAGGAGGTTTTGGAAAAGTCTATAAG GGAACACTGGAAACCGGAAAGGAAGTTGCTGTTAAAAGGCTTAGCCATGGTTCTGAGCAAGGCATAGAGCATTTTAGAAATGAAGTGGTTCTTATAGCCAAGTTGCAGCACAAGAATCTAGTTAGACTTCTTGGATGCTGTATTCATGAGGATGAGAAGCTACTTATTTATGAATACTTGCCTAACAAAAGCCTAGACAAGTTTATTTTTG ATTTTGCAAGCAAGTCTATTCTTGATTGGCCAAGAAGGTTCAACATAATCAAAGGGGTAGCTAGAGGACTTCTATATCTCCACCAAGATTCGAGAACGACGATAATCCATAGGGACCTCAAACCGAGCAACATCCTGCTAGATGCAGAGATGACCCCGAAAATATCAGATTTTGGCATGGCAAGGATCTTTGGAGGCAACGAGCAACAAGAAAGTACCAAACGAGTTGTTGGGACGTA CGGGTACATGTCGCCTGAGTATGCGATGGAGGGTATTTTTTCCGTGAAGTCCGACACCTACAGCTTTGGTATTTTGGTACTGGAGATTGTGAGTGGATTAAAGATCAGCTCACCACATCATCTTGTGATGGACTTCCTAAACCTCATATCCTGT GCATGGAACTTGTGGGCAGATGGAAAAACAAAGTATTTCGTGGATGCATCTATTTCGGGGAGCTATTCGCTTGATGAAGTGTCGAAGTGCATCCATGTTGGGCTCCTGTGTGTGCAGGACAGCTCCAGTGCTAGGCCGCTCATGTCGTCGGTCGTGTCCATGCTGGACAGTGAAGCCATGCCACACGCGATTCCAAAGCAACCTATGTATTTTGCACAGATAAATCCCGAAACCAAGGATGCGAGAGAAGTCTTGGAAAAGTCAGTCAATGGCGCGAGCATTACGGCGATAGAAGGGCGCTAG
- the LOC124670090 gene encoding receptor-like serine/threonine-protein kinase SD1-7 isoform X1: protein MTPLPFLILLLSICFCKSDDRLTPAKPLLPGDKLVSNGGVFALGFFSLDNSTANPYVGIWYHNIAERTYVWVANRDNPIGNGLSGNLVLTNTPGLVLSDSKGRILWTTANNVTNGSDGAVALLLDTGNFIVQSPNFTQIWQSFDQPTDTLLPGCKLWANYKTHTTVRIVAWKGSEDPSSGKFSLTGDPSTGFQILVWRETSLYWRNGLWNGATASDKNGYMWSEVVDDGEVIYTTYNMDNNTRRSHMKLDYTGDLLLRIWINQSWLVLFRLPGDGCRHYGSCGPFGYCDSTTSTLKCRCLDGFEPADGFSANFSRGCVRKEALRCHGDQFLTLPGMRVPDKFVYVRNRSFKECTAECDRNCSCTAYAYLNLSTILATGGPSRCLVWTGELVDLEKTGPIGASVYLRLAGSPGHSSTVNHKSSIGVVLKIVLSVISFLLILTCIYLLLICKPKGTQVNKETLIRSVLGHLSTSQEVWDQNLEFRSIRLEDIATATNNFHDTNILGKGGFGKVYKGTLETGKEVAVKRLSHGSEQGIEHFRNEVVLIAKLQHKNLVRLLGCCIHEDEKLLIYEYLPNKSLDKFIFDFASKSILDWPRRFNIIKGVARGLLYLHQDSRTTIIHRDLKPSNILLDAEMTPKISDFGMARIFGGNEQQESTKRVVGTYGYMSPEYAMEGIFSVKSDTYSFGILVLEIVSGLKISSPHHLVMDFLNLISCAWNLWADGKTKYFVDASISGSYSLDEVSKCIHVGLLCVQDSSSARPLMSSVVSMLDSEAMPHAIPKQPMYFAQINPETKDAREVLEKSVNGASITAIEGR, encoded by the exons ATGACTCCACTCCCCTTTCTGATCCTCCTGCTATCGATTTGTTTCTGCAAATCCGATGACCGCCTAACACCTGCAAAGCCACTCTTACCTGGCGACAAGCTCGTCTCCAACGGCGGCGTCTTTGCTCTTGGTTTCTTCTCCCTCGACAACTCCACTGCAAACCCATATGTAGGCATATGGTACCATAACATCGCGGAGCGGACATATGTgtgggtcgccaaccgcgacaaCCCCATCGGCAACGGTTTGTCTGGGAACTTGGTTCTGACCAATACCCCTGGCCTTGTCTTGTCAGATTCCAAAGGCCGTATACTTTGGACAACGGCAAACAACGTCACCAACGGGTCTGATGGAGCCGTGGCGCTGCTGCTCGACACAGGGAACTTTATTGTCCAGTCACCGAACTTCACACAGATATGGCAAAGCTTTGACCAACCGACCGACACCCTCCTCCCCGGTTGCAAGTTGTGGGCGAACTACAAGACCCACACCACAGTTCGTATTGTTGCTTGGAAAGGTTCTGAAGACCCGTCCTCAGGGAAATTCTCCCTCACTGGTGACCCTAGCACGGGCTTCCAGATCCTTGTGTGGCGTGAGACAAGCCTGTACTGGCGCAATGGGCTATGGAACGGCGCGACAGCCTCAGACAAGAACGGATACATGTGGTCCGAGGTCGTCGATGATGGGGAGGTTATCTACACAACGtacaacatggacaacaacaCCCGGAGATCACACATGAAGCTGGACTACACGGGCGACTTGTTGCTTAGGATTTGGATTAATCAGTCATGGCTGGTTTTGTTCCGGCTCCCAGGAGATGGCTGCCGCCATTACGGCTCATGTGGGCCGTTTGGTTACTGCGACAGCACGACGTCCACCCTGAAATGCAGATGCCTTGACGGGTTTGAGCCGGCGGATGGCTTCAGTGCCAACTTCTCCAGAGGATGCGTGAGAAAGGAGGCGCTGAGATGCCATGGCGACCAATTCTTGACCTTACCAGGGATGAGGGTGCCTGACAAGTTTGTTTATGTGAGGAACAGAAGCTTTAAGGAGTGCACTGCTGAGTGTGATCGCAACTGCTCCTGCACCGCATATGCTTATTTGAACTTGAGCACTATCCTCGCGACGGGTGGCCCATCAAGATGCTTGGTCTGGACAGGGGAGCTTGTTGACTTAGAGAAGACTGGCCCAATTGGTGCCAGTGTGTACCTTCGGCTTGCTGGCTCTCCTG GACACAGTTCTACAGTAAACCACAAGAGCAGTATCGGTGTGGTATTAAAGATTGTACTCTCGGTTATATCATTCCTACTGATACTCACATGCATATATCTTCTGCTCATATGCAAGCCAAAAG GGACAcaagtaaataaggaaaccctgatAAGATCGGTCCTTGGACACTTGAGCACTTCGCAAGAAGTTTGGGATCAAAATTTGGAATTCCGATCTATTAGGCTCGAAGACATCGCCACTGCAACAAACAATTTCCATGACACAAACATACTTGGAAAAGGAGGTTTTGGAAAAGTCTATAAG GGAACACTGGAAACCGGAAAGGAAGTTGCTGTTAAAAGGCTTAGCCATGGTTCTGAGCAAGGCATAGAGCATTTTAGAAATGAAGTGGTTCTTATAGCCAAGTTGCAGCACAAGAATCTAGTTAGACTTCTTGGATGCTGTATTCATGAGGATGAGAAGCTACTTATTTATGAATACTTGCCTAACAAAAGCCTAGACAAGTTTATTTTTG ATTTTGCAAGCAAGTCTATTCTTGATTGGCCAAGAAGGTTCAACATAATCAAAGGGGTAGCTAGAGGACTTCTATATCTCCACCAAGATTCGAGAACGACGATAATCCATAGGGACCTCAAACCGAGCAACATCCTGCTAGATGCAGAGATGACCCCGAAAATATCAGATTTTGGCATGGCAAGGATCTTTGGAGGCAACGAGCAACAAGAAAGTACCAAACGAGTTGTTGGGACGTA CGGGTACATGTCGCCTGAGTATGCGATGGAGGGTATTTTTTCCGTGAAGTCCGACACCTACAGCTTTGGTATTTTGGTACTGGAGATTGTGAGTGGATTAAAGATCAGCTCACCACATCATCTTGTGATGGACTTCCTAAACCTCATATCCTGT GCATGGAACTTGTGGGCAGATGGAAAAACAAAGTATTTCGTGGATGCATCTATTTCGGGGAGCTATTCGCTTGATGAAGTGTCGAAGTGCATCCATGTTGGGCTCCTGTGTGTGCAGGACAGCTCCAGTGCTAGGCCGCTCATGTCGTCGGTCGTGTCCATGCTGGACAGTGAAGCCATGCCACACGCGATTCCAAAGCAACCTATGTATTTTGCACAGATAAATCCCGAAACCAAGGATGCGAGAGAAGTCTTGGAAAAGTCAGTCAATGGCGCGAGCATTACGGCGATAGAAGGGCGCTAG
- the LOC124670267 gene encoding 3-ketoacyl-CoA synthase 12-like, with amino-acid sequence MDLLLLLTLLLLAHAAACLVRTAVAHRRRSHCYLLDYVCHKPSDDRKVSTEMAGSLIFRNHRLGLPEHRFLLRVIVRSGIGEHSYCPRNFVERREHAPTHQDALDEMDAFFDAAIFDLFQRTGIAPGDVDVLVVNVCMFSPGPSLASRIVRRFGMREDVAAYNLSGMGCSAGIVSLDLARNALRARPASVALVVSTESIAPHWYTGTDRSMMLGNCLFRCGGAAALLTNDPSLGRRAKMALRHLVRANIAADDEAHASAQKRDDGSGRAGISLSKDLPKAAARALTLNLRRLAPRVLPVTELARFAVRNLCNNLVLSRGHAKKTHGAAANKINFKAGVEHFCIHPGGTAVIEGVKGSLGLDAYDVEPARMTLHRWGNTSASSLWYVLSYMEAKGRLKRGDRVLMLTFGSGFKCNSCVWEVKGCMADKGAWAECVEEYPPESMANPYMEKYSWLNDVQGDALLL; translated from the coding sequence ATGGATCTGCTTCTCCTGCTCACCTTGCTCCTCCTTGCGCACGCGGCGGCTTGCCTGGTGCGCACGGCGGTCGCCCACCGCCGGCGGTCGCACTGCTACCTCCTGGACTACGTCTGCCACAAGCCGTCCGACGACCGAAAGGTGAGCACGGAGATGGCCGGCAGCCTCATCTTTCGCAACCACCGCCTCGGCCTCCCCGAGCACCGCTTCCTCCTGCGCGTCATCGTCCGCTCCGGCATCGGCGAGCACAGCTACTGCCCGCGCAACTTCGTCGAGCGCCGCGAGCACGCGCCCACCCACCAGGACGCGCTCGACGAGATGGACGCCTTCTTCGACGCCGCCATCTTCGACCTGTTCCAACGCACCGGCATCGCGCCCGGCGACGTCGACGTGCTCGTCGTCAACGTCTGCATGTTCTCCCCGGGGCCGTCTCTCGCCTCCCGGATCGTGCGCCGCTTCGGCATGCGCGAGGACGTCGCCGCGTACAACCTCTCCGGCATGGGATGCAGCGCGGGGATCGTCTCGCTGGACCTCGCGCGCAACGCGCTGCGGGCGCGGCCGGCGTCCGTCGCCCTCGTCGTCTCCACCGAGTCCATCGCCCCGCACTGGTACACCGGCACCGACAGGTCCATGATGCTGGGTAACTGCCTGTTCCGCTGCGGCGGAGCCGCCGCGCTGCTCACCAACGACCCCTCGCTCGGCAGGCGCGCCAAGATGGCGCTCCGCCACCTCGTGCGCGCCAacatcgccgccgacgacgaggcgcacgCCAGCGCGCAGAAGCGCGACGACGGCAGCGGCCGCGCCGGGATCAGCCTCAGCAAGGACCTTCCCAAGGCCGCCGCCCGGGCACTGACCCTGAACCTGCGCCGCCTCGCCCCGCGCGTCCTGCCCGTGACCGAGCTCGCGCGGTTCGCTGTCCGTAACCTTTGCAACAACCTAGTTCTCTCCCGCGGCCACGCCAAGAAAACACACGGCGCTGCTGCCAACAAGATCAACTTCAAGGCCGGCGTGGAGCACTTCTGCATCCACCCCGGCGGCACGGCGGTCATCGAGGGGGTGAAAGGGAGCCTAGGTCTCGACGCCTACGACGTGGAGCCGGCGCGGATGACCCTGCACCGTTGGGGGAACACGTCGGCGAGCAGCCTGTGGTACGTGCTGTCGTACATGGAGGCCAAGGGGAGGCTCAAGAGAGGAGACAGGGTGCTCATGCTGACGTTCGGGTCGGGCTTCAAGTGCAACAGCTGCGTGTGGGAGGTGAAGGGCTGCATGGCGGACAAGGGCGCCTGGGCAGAGTGCGTCGAGGAATACCCGCCGGAGAGCATGGCGAACCCCTACATGGAGAAGTATAGCTGGTTGAACGACGTCCAAGGCGACGCCCTGCTTCTATAG